A genome region from Euphorbia lathyris chromosome 4, ddEupLath1.1, whole genome shotgun sequence includes the following:
- the LOC136226988 gene encoding uncharacterized protein — MFEYVKLVIHHGGKWEITEDDMVYKGGSIKIIEETDVDYLSLFELQGLGFELGYANCCQIWFKIWGLRGEIAYEEITSDKDIFNMFDYNKPLKTFDLFYQEVVPVAVLNENQPEPQHDEPQSPIHPEQQPDEPQSPIHPEPQSPIHPEQQPDEPQSPIHPEPQSPIHPQSPIQTQNEPQSPIQTQNEPHEDQSEQSNNDDSSGEDDSDDEDYDYTRDEVDSDNTDVELELSEEFVDLEGSDDDIFQNYTTNVDGAEGDREEGESQNGDEPALNEEDFREFNESPCDEDDLQSLSDSSDDGNPNFEEFNEVTGMADPKLSLGMRFSNVYVYRKALKEWAVKQGFDYKLSRNTKTTVTAICKQKCGFKVHASSMRRTRTFQIKTFKPKHECPRDNVNRLVGSAYIAEKYMSDLRENKDWSVEAMQMKIQRELGTEVRPSKCYRARRRAAKHFEGDLTLQYKWLYDYAEMIKVANPGSLIKIQTELQFLEHTGEASSSTAIPREIVVFQYMYVRFTAQKQGYFAGMRPLIGLDGCFLKSPMGGQLLCAVARDGNENMFPLAIGCVDIECKASWQWFLELLVSDFGTPQETKWVFMSDQQKGLVEAMNTVMPGIEHRFCVRHMWENMKLQFKRTEYKNLLWRAAGAGTERSWEFHMQAIKNLDESAYNWVMKHDPKTWARCHFSTHTKSDALQNNICESFNTYIKLARNLPVLSMFEWIRKRIMKRYHIKSEGMKRYKGDICPAYQEQLEKLKVDARNCFCTAAGQDKYSVDCYDTTSVVDLGAKTCSCRL, encoded by the exons ATGTTTGAGTATGTCAAGTTAGTGATACATCATGGAGGCAAATGGGAAATTACAGAGGATGATATGGTATACAAAGGGGGTAGTATCAAGATAATAGAGGAGACGGATGTGGACTACTTGTCCTTATTTGAACTACAAGGTCTTGGGTTTGAGCTGGGTTATGCAAATTGCTGTCAGATATGGTTTAAGATATGGGGACTGCGAGGTGAGATAGCGTATGAGGAAATAACATCGGACAAAGACATATTCAACATGTTTGATTACAATAAGCCGCTTAAGACGTTTGATCTGTTCTACCAAGAAGTAGTGCCTGTTGCAGTTCTCAATGAAAACCAACCAGAGCCACAACATGATGAGCCACAATCACCAATCCATCCAGAGCAACAACCTGATGAGCCACAATCACCAATCCATCCAGAGCCACAATCACCAATCCATCCAGAGCAACAACCTGATGAGCCACAATCACCAATCCATCCAGAGCCACAATCACCAATCCATCCACAATCACCAATCCAGACTCAAAATGAACCACAATCACCAATCCAGACTCAAAATGAGCCACATGAAGATCAATCTGAGCAATCAAACAATGATGATAGCAGTGGGGAAGATGATTCCGATGATGAGGACTATGACTATACGAGGGATGAGGTTGATAGTGACAACACTGATGTTGAATTGGAATTGAGTGAAGAGTTTGTGGATCTGGAGGGGAGTGATGATGACATATTCCAAAACTACACAACAAATGTTGATGGAGCAGAGGGAGATCGAGAAGAAGGTGAAAGTCAAAATGGAGATGAACCAGCCCTCAATGAAGAAGACTTTAGAGAATTCAATGAGAGCCCGTGTGATGAAGATGACTTGCAAAGCTTGAGTGACTCTTCTGATGATGGCAACCCTAACTTTGAAGAATTTAATGAAGTCACAGGGATGGCAGATCCTAAGTTATCTTTGGGTATGAGGTTCTCGAATGTTTATGTGTATAGGAAGGCACTGAAGGAGTGGGCAGTGAAGCAAGGATTTGATTATAAGTTGAGCAGGAATACTAAAACAACTGTGACTGCCATATGCAAGCAGAAATGTGGTTTTAAGGTACATGCATCTTCAATGAGAAGGACAAGGACATTCCAGATAAAAACTTTCAAGCCAAAACACGAGTGTCCAAGGGACAATGTCAATCGATTGGTTGGGTCAGCTTACATTGCTGAAAAGTATATGTCAGATTTACGAGAAAATAAAGACTGGAGTGTGGAGGCAATGCAGATGAAGATCCAGAGGGAGTTAGGAACTGAAGTTAGACCTTCAAAATGCTATAGGGCAAGGAGAAGGGCCGCAAAACACTTTGAAGGTGACCTTACATTGCAGTATAAGTGGCTGTATGATTATGCGGAAATGATCAAGGTAGCAAATCCTGGAAGCTTGATCAAAATTCAGACAGAGCTGCAGTTTTTGGAACACACAGGGGAAGCAAGTTCATCAACTGCTATACCGAGGGAGATTGTTGTTTTTCAGTACATGTATGTGCGGTTTACAGCTCAAAAACAAGGGTATTTTGCTGGAATGAGGCCATTAATTGGTCTTGATGGATGCTTTCTCAAATCACCAATGGGTGGCCAACTGTTGTGTGCTGTTGCTAGAGATGGTAATGAGAACATGTTCCCACTTGCTATTGGATGTGTGGACATAGAGTGCAAAGCCTCTTGGCAATGGTTTTTGGAATTATTGGTTTCTGATTTTGGTACACCACAGGAGACCAAATGGGTCTTCATGTCAGACCAACAAAAG GGGTTGGTAGAGGCAATGAACACAGTCATGCCAGGTATAGAGCACAGGTTTTGTGTTAGGCATATGTGGGAGAACATGAAGTTGCAATTCAAAAGGACAGAATACAAGAATCTACTGTGGAGGGCAGCAGGAGCTGGTACTGAACGTTCATGGGAATTCCATATGCAAGCAATCAAGAATCTTGACGAGTCTGCTTACAATTGGGTTATGAAGCATGACCCAAAGACATGGGCACGATGTCATTTCTCTACTCACACGAAATCGGATGCGTTGCAGAATAACATATGTGAGTCATTCAATACATATATCAAGTTAGCTAGGAACTTACCTGTTCTTTCTATGTTTGAGTGGATAAGAAAAAGGATTATGAAGAGATACCATATTAAGTCAGAAGGGATGAAAAGGTACAAGGGGGATATTTGCCCTGCATATCAAGAGCAATTGGAAAAGCTAAAGGTTGATGCTAGGAACTGTTTCTGTACTGCAGCGGGTCAAGATAAATACTCTGTGGATTGTTATGACACCACATCTGTTGTGGATTTAGGAGCCAAGACGTGCAGTTGTAGGTTGTAG
- the LOC136228063 gene encoding uncharacterized protein At2g02148, producing MGSRVPVQHYNLRSANSFIGSSSLHDLNSVDSRPANIDTIGGDTVDRHADGSLDAEDDSSAAVDCMHESYRNTLPLHGVGVEEDRSSLENNGSPRGAYDILTIEDVTPVESARARFLQIIVDHFISDHVIEVADSGAEYDAHSGQDKLNKRKSGDVQYEGDPRFALPLMYVANMYETLVNDVNMRLASLNGIRDKTLGVALEAAGGLYRKMAKKFPKKGTYSFKRRELATSFETRTRFPELVIQEEKRVRFVVVNGLDIVEKPNNMPIEDAEWFKRLTGRNDVAVTSRDYKFYSPRHKYRRVVSNIPGLPTLSATDSPTMTTAQGFRSPQSEQHTPPKHHVDSMSHQPQFHPIHQVHQSQPQFCQNHQCGPTPPHSLEIAHSSHSSISQHMAYLQPLAGGHVGGRLHLMPQSPAKYCDECGAPYIRETSKFCSECGTKRIGM from the exons ATGGGAAGTAGGGTTCCTGTGCAGCATTATAACTTGAGATCCGCGAATTCCTTCATTGGTAGCAGCTCTCTTCATGATCTTAACTCCGTCGACTCCCGTCCTGCTAATATCGATACAATAGGAGGAGACACTGTCGATCGTCACGCCGATGGTAGCTTGGATGCTGAAGATGATTCCAGTGCTGCTGTT GACTGTATGCATGAATCCTATAGGAATACCTTACCTCTTCATGGTGTTGGGGTGGAAGAAGATCGATCTAGCCTTGAGAACAATGGGTCTCCTCGAGGTGCCTATGATATATTGACTATTGAAG ATGTAACCCCTGTTGAGTCTGCGAGAGCAAGATTCCTACAGATAATTGTTGATCACTTTATCAGTGATCATGTAATTGAAGTGGCTGATAGTGGGGCGGAATATGATGCCCACTCGGGGCAAGATAAATTGAATAAGAGGAAATCAGGAGATGTGCAATATGAAGGTGACCCAAGGTTTGCTTTGCCCTTAATGTATGTTGCAAATATGTACGAAACACTTGTTAATGATGTAAATATGAGGCTGGCTTCCTTGAATGGTATTCGTGACAAGACCCTTGGAGTAGCCCTTGAAGCGGCAGGTGGTTTGTACAGAAAAATGGCCAAGAAATTTCCTAAAAAAG GTACTTATTCTTTTAAAAGAAGAGAGTTGGCAACTTCCTTTGAGACGAGGACAAGATTCCCAGAATTAGTAATACAAGAAGAGAAGAGAGTACGTTTTGTGGTGGTTAATGGTTTGGATATAGTTGAGAAGCCCAATAATAtgcccattgaagatgctgagtg GTTTAAACGACTAACAGGCCGGAATGATGTTGCTGTTACTTCTCGAGATTATAAATTCTATTCTCCGAGGCACAAGTATAGGCGGGTTGTGTCCAACATTCCTGGATTGCCA ACGCTTTCTGCTACAGATAGTCCTACAATGACTACTGCACAAGGATTTCGATCT CCACAAAGTGAGCAGCATACACCTCCAAAGCATCATGTGGATTCAATGTCACATCAACCTCAGTTTCATCCGATTCACCAAGTTCACCAAAGCCAACCACAGTTTTGTCAAAATCATCAATGTGGACCGACTCCTCCACACTCACTTGAAATTGCTCATTCTAGCCACTCTAGCATTTCTCAACACATGGCTTATTTACAACCTCTCGCAGGGGGTCATGTTGGAGGCCGCCTGCATTTAATG CCTCAGAGTCCAGCAAAGTACTGTGATGAATGTGGTGCTCCATACATAAGAGAAACCTCCAAGTTCTGTTCAGAATGTGGTACGAAGCGTATAGGTATGTGA